The Acidobacteriota bacterium region GGCAACACGGTGGATGTCGCCAACGCCACCTGGACCGACTCCATCGGCGACCCGTCGCTCGCCGCGGTGTGGACCGACCCCGACTTCGACCCGTCGCAGCGGGCCTTTTACTACGCGCGGGTCATCGAGATCCCGACCCCGTGCTGGACCGCGTACGACCAGCTCCGATTCGGCGTCGAGATGGACCCCGAGGTGCCGATGACACAACAGGAGCGGGCGTGGTCGAGCCCGATCTGGTACACGCCGTGACCCCCGACCGCCCGATGCGAGATGCTGAATCCACCGCCCACCCGGATGCGAGATA contains the following coding sequences:
- a CDS encoding DUF3604 domain-containing protein translates to GNTVDVANATWTDSIGDPSLAAVWTDPDFDPSQRAFYYARVIEIPTPCWTAYDQLRFGVEMDPEVPMTQQERAWSSPIWYTP